The Novosphingobium pentaromativorans US6-1 genome includes a window with the following:
- a CDS encoding recombinase family protein, with translation MATDIEPSPAFAPQIGRVYLRVSTDAQDLRRQDAIVAEAKAAGYYVAAVYREKASGARADRPELLRMIADLQPGEVVIAEKIDRISRLPLAEAEQLVETIRARGARLAIPGVVDLSDLAADAEGIARIVLESVQAMLLKIALQMAHDDYTDRRERQRQGIALAKAAGRSGGRKGDRATHARIVALREAGKSIAKTAELADCDRSTVKRVWAAHRAAQVQEPSPQRNHRERNR, from the coding sequence ATGGCCACTGATATTGAGCCGTCCCCCGCCTTCGCGCCGCAGATCGGCCGCGTTTATTTGCGCGTCAGCACCGATGCACAGGACTTACGCCGACAGGATGCCATCGTAGCCGAGGCGAAGGCAGCGGGCTATTATGTCGCGGCAGTCTATCGGGAGAAGGCATCGGGTGCCCGTGCCGACCGCCCCGAGTTGCTGCGTATGATTGCCGATCTTCAACCCGGTGAAGTGGTGATTGCCGAGAAGATTGACCGGATTAGTCGTCTTCCCTTGGCCGAGGCCGAGCAGCTGGTTGAGACAATTCGTGCGCGAGGCGCGCGACTTGCCATTCCCGGCGTCGTGGACCTGTCCGACCTCGCGGCCGACGCCGAGGGCATCGCCCGCATCGTGCTCGAATCTGTTCAGGCGATGCTCTTGAAGATCGCCCTGCAGATGGCTCACGACGATTACACCGATCGCCGCGAGCGACAGCGCCAAGGTATCGCCTTGGCAAAGGCCGCAGGGCGCAGCGGAGGGCGCAAAGGCGATCGGGCAACGCACGCCCGCATTGTGGCATTGCGCGAAGCGGGCAAGAGCATTGCCAAAACGGCAGAGCTGGCCGATTGCGACCGCAGCACCGTCAAGCGGGTGTGGGCGGCCCATCGTGCCGCCCAGGTGCAAGAACCCAGCCCTCAGCGAAATCATCGTGAGCGGAACCGCTGA
- a CDS encoding sigma factor-like helix-turn-helix DNA-binding protein — protein MDGQDDAMKSAMELFAARLAKRDVERPITDHRTVERLIAMLEPHEQQVVRLRIGLGPSPALTLAATAKIVGVSPSRIGQIEDKAFRRIRWVCNNIDIHDRSALDALIARRRDEAAEAERIRKRDALQKALDQERKRKAKQDRDEVRRAKARDSAWNRKLRVAQAELDRMRSDAQFFAEQIAQIEQRANWLRAILPRDRQLAALREQADEIRDAIASAEASISNMLASPPDGPQLGKEASTNDGH, from the coding sequence ATGGACGGTCAGGACGACGCGATGAAATCGGCCATGGAGCTGTTCGCAGCTCGGCTTGCAAAGCGCGATGTAGAGAGGCCGATCACCGACCATCGAACCGTCGAGCGGTTGATCGCGATGCTGGAACCGCATGAGCAACAGGTTGTCCGCTTGCGGATCGGGCTTGGCCCCTCTCCCGCGCTCACTCTTGCCGCGACTGCAAAGATCGTCGGTGTGTCGCCAAGCCGCATCGGCCAAATCGAGGACAAGGCATTCCGAAGGATCAGATGGGTCTGCAACAACATAGACATTCACGATCGTTCGGCGCTGGATGCTTTGATCGCGCGCAGGCGTGATGAAGCGGCTGAGGCCGAGCGGATCAGGAAACGCGATGCCTTGCAAAAGGCGCTAGATCAGGAGCGGAAGCGCAAAGCCAAGCAAGACCGGGACGAGGTCAGGCGAGCGAAGGCGCGCGATTCCGCTTGGAACCGCAAACTACGCGTGGCGCAGGCTGAGCTTGATCGGATGAGATCCGACGCTCAGTTTTTTGCCGAACAGATCGCTCAAATCGAGCAGCGCGCTAATTGGCTGAGGGCAATTTTGCCGCGCGACCGCCAATTGGCGGCGCTGCGCGAACAGGCCGATGAAATCCGCGATGCGATCGCGAGCGCAGAAGCCAGCATATCCAACATGCTGGCCTCGCCCCCGGATGGTCCCCAGCTAGGCAAGGAAGCTTCAACAAACGATGGCCACTGA
- a CDS encoding single-stranded DNA-binding protein translates to MQNIAEFRIIGRVGSVDTTDKVTHVSVAANYNRKDGDEWKTDTHWNRVTFFRQLAERAADLGKGDLVHITGRVRQNSYESNGETRYSVDLIAEGLGILVRGGAD, encoded by the coding sequence ATGCAGAACATCGCTGAATTTCGGATCATCGGCCGCGTTGGCAGTGTCGATACGACCGATAAAGTCACCCATGTTTCCGTCGCCGCGAACTACAACCGCAAGGATGGCGATGAATGGAAGACCGATACGCACTGGAACCGCGTGACGTTCTTCCGCCAGCTGGCAGAGCGCGCCGCTGACTTGGGCAAGGGCGACCTGGTTCACATCACCGGACGGGTCCGCCAGAACAGCTACGAGAGCAATGGCGAAACCCGCTACTCGGTGGACCTGATCGCTGAGGGGCTGGGTATCTTGGTTCGGGGCGGGGCTGACTAA
- a CDS encoding helix-turn-helix transcriptional regulator, translating to MAAKLFNRVASLRVASGLTQSELAARIQVSPETVAAIENGRQDATLLTALRMSRALRTEVPNIFREQPFPKLIGSERGESRTA from the coding sequence GTGGCAGCCAAACTGTTCAATCGTGTAGCGAGCTTGCGCGTCGCTTCCGGACTTACGCAATCCGAGCTGGCAGCGAGGATTCAAGTCTCCCCTGAAACAGTCGCGGCCATCGAGAACGGCAGACAGGACGCCACTTTGCTGACGGCGCTACGTATGTCGCGTGCCCTGCGAACCGAGGTGCCGAACATCTTCAGGGAGCAGCCTTTCCCTAAGCTGATCGGCTCCGAGCGAGGCGAGAGCCGAACAGCTTAG
- a CDS encoding DUF6884 domain-containing protein, translated as MARHCIREPRYVPPVQRIGEQPDLFGGPTLSHVAERQGPPKGWQRQLQKWGRCTVIADLEAAPPSVIDPPPSPSPVFLVACVAAKLDRPAPARDLYASPWFQKARAYVERQGGAWFILSAKHGLIAPETVIARYDETLGAMKAGARRLWGARVIEAMAEQIDAAAPLIVLAGRNYRDPLWPQIERRASVPMEGLGIGQQLAWLSDN; from the coding sequence ATGGCCCGCCATTGCATCCGCGAACCTCGCTACGTTCCCCCGGTGCAGCGCATCGGGGAGCAACCCGACTTGTTCGGTGGACCGACCCTTAGCCACGTTGCCGAGCGCCAAGGACCGCCGAAAGGATGGCAGCGCCAATTGCAGAAATGGGGCCGCTGCACCGTCATTGCCGATCTTGAGGCAGCGCCGCCGTCTGTCATCGACCCTCCCCCGTCCCCGTCTCCGGTTTTCCTTGTCGCTTGCGTTGCTGCGAAGCTGGACCGCCCCGCCCCGGCGCGCGATCTTTACGCATCGCCATGGTTCCAGAAGGCCCGTGCCTATGTCGAACGACAGGGCGGCGCATGGTTCATCCTGTCAGCAAAGCATGGCCTGATCGCCCCGGAAACCGTCATCGCGCGCTATGACGAAACGCTAGGCGCGATGAAGGCAGGCGCGCGCCGCCTTTGGGGCGCGCGCGTGATCGAAGCAATGGCCGAGCAGATCGACGCCGCCGCGCCGCTGATCGTTCTCGCAGGCCGCAACTATCGCGATCCCCTTTGGCCGCAGATCGAACGGCGCGCATCGGTTCCGATGGAGGGGCTTGGAATCGGTCAGCAGCTCGCTTGGTTAAGCGACAACTGA
- a CDS encoding helix-turn-helix domain-containing protein: MPTIYLKRTSPLMAQLGANIARELKKLGITQGELSERSGVAASHISYMVRGHGNPTLATLESLADAFGLSAVELLAADSTSRDKS, encoded by the coding sequence ATGCCAACCATATACCTGAAACGAACATCGCCGTTGATGGCCCAGCTCGGGGCCAACATCGCTCGCGAACTAAAGAAACTAGGCATAACTCAAGGGGAGTTGTCCGAACGCTCGGGCGTTGCGGCGTCACATATTTCATACATGGTGCGCGGACATGGTAATCCAACGCTTGCTACCTTGGAGAGCCTTGCCGATGCTTTCGGATTATCGGCTGTCGAATTATTGGCAGCGGATAGCACTTCCCGCGACAAGTCCTGA